GCTCGCCTCTGGCGATACGCTGACCAAAGGCTATTACGTCTATGCCCCGGCGGTAGCCACCCAGGCGCAGTCGGATCGCGAAGCGCGTAAAGCGCCGGTGATTCAGGTGGCCTGCAAACTGGCGGGTGCCGTGCACTTTGCCGACGTCGAAATCAATGTTGTGCGTTAAGGAGATTTAAATGGGTACTTATTCTTTTATGGATGTTACGGCTTCTCTCGTAGGGCCAACCGGCGTGATTGATTTGGGCGCCGGCAGCGCGAACGGGGACACCGGGATCAAAGTGGAAATGGCCACTACAAAAAATACCATGACCGTCGGCATTGACGGTGAAGTGATGCACAACCTCTCTCCGGCCAAAAACGGCTCCATCACCGTGACGTTGATGAAAACCTCACCGGTGAACAAAAAGCTGATGCAGGCCTATAACGCCCAAACGCTCTCTTCGTCACTCTGGGGTAAGAACACGATTGTCGTGCGTAATACGGCCTCCGGCGATCTGGTTTCGGCCAGCAGTGTGGCATTTTCTCAGCTTCCAGCGAACAGCAACGGCAAGGATGCGGGCACCATGGACTGGAAGTTTGACTGCGGCAAAATCGATCAGCTGCTCGGGGAGTTCTAAGCCATGGAAATTACCCTGAAAGCGGTGAACTACCGCATTGGCAAGCTCGGCGTTTTTGAGCAGCTTAGCGTAGCGCGCAAGCTGCTGCCGGTTCTGGCTGGCGTTGTCGGCGATTTTCGCAGCTTACAGGGTAAGGAGGGCGGAAACGCCCTCGAAACCATGCTGCCAAAAATTGCCCGCACCCTCGCCGACCTCAGCGATGAGGACTGCAATACCATTTTGTATCCCTGCCTCTCGGTCGTGACGCGCGAGCATATGAAGGGCTGGGTGCCGGTCT
This region of Cedecea lapagei genomic DNA includes:
- a CDS encoding phage structural protein; amino-acid sequence: MGTYSFMDVTASLVGPTGVIDLGAGSANGDTGIKVEMATTKNTMTVGIDGEVMHNLSPAKNGSITVTLMKTSPVNKKLMQAYNAQTLSSSLWGKNTIVVRNTASGDLVSASSVAFSQLPANSNGKDAGTMDWKFDCGKIDQLLGEF
- a CDS encoding phage tail assembly chaperone — its product is MEITLKAVNYRIGKLGVFEQLSVARKLLPVLAGVVGDFRSLQGKEGGNALETMLPKIARTLADLSDEDCNTILYPCLSVVTREHMKGWVPVFSQGALSFDDIDLMTLLQLVARVVADSLGNFLQELPGSEKSAPSAA